Proteins encoded by one window of Cannabis sativa cultivar Pink pepper isolate KNU-18-1 chromosome 4, ASM2916894v1, whole genome shotgun sequence:
- the LOC115712504 gene encoding bifunctional aspartate aminotransferase and glutamate/aspartate-prephenate aminotransferase — protein sequence MANSVQSCSSVVARSDFLLADLVFDQTHCFRSLSFPFQLSGLHLKCVKSSRQVESHRFISTVVKAMNNLDQQEVDISLSPRVNSLKPSKTVAISDLATSLAQAGVPVIKLAVGEPDFDTPTVIVEAGINAIREGHTRYTSNAGTLEVREAICHKLKEENEISYSPDQILVSNGAKQSTIQVVLAVCAPGDEVIIPAPYYVSYPEMARLADATPVILPTKIEDNFLLDPKVLESQITEKSRLLILCSPSNPTGSVYPKKLLEEIAEIVAKHPRLLVVSDEIYEHIIYRPATHTSFASLPGMWERTLTVNGFSKAFAMTGWRLGYVAGPKHFITECEKLQSQFTSGACSISQKAAVAALGLGYAGGEECAIMVKAFRERRDFLVESFSKMEGVKISEPQGAFYLFIDLSYYYGTMVEGFGRIDDSESLCRYLLEKGQVAVVPGGAFGDDSCIRISYATSLADLQEAFKRIKKAIIILRPPMLNST from the exons ATGGCTAATTCAGTTCAGAGTTGCTCTTCAGTCGTGGCTCGTTCTGATTTTCTCCTGGCCGATTTGGTATTTGATCAGACTCACTGCTTCAGATCTTTATCTTTCCCTTTTCAGCTCTCTGGTCTTCATCTCAA ATGTGTAAAGTCTTCAAGACAAGTCGAGTCACATAGATTCATCAGTACAGTTGTGAAAGCGATGAATAATCTTGATCAACAGGAAGTTGATATCTCCTTAAGCCCTCGAGTAAATTCTTTAAAACCTTCAAAGACTGTTGCTATATCAGActtggctacaagtcttgcTCAAGCTGGTGTTCCTGTTATCAAATTAGCAGTTGGAGAACCCGACTTTGATACTCCAACTGTAATAGTAGAG GCTGGGATAAATGCAATTCGTGAAGGGCACACAAGGTATACCTCGAATGCTGGAACTTTAGAAGTTCGAGAAGCAATATGCCATAAGCTTAAAG AGGAAAATGAAATTTCTTACAGTCCTGATCAGATTCTAGTTAGCAATGGAGCCAAGCAAAGTACTATACAAGTTGTGCTTGCAGTTTGTGCCCCGGGAGACGAG GTTATAATTCCAGCTCCATATTATGTGAGCTATCCAGAGATGGCAAGGCTGGCTGACGCAACACCTGTGATTCTGCCAACAAAGATTGAGGACAATTTTCTGCTGGACCCAAAGGTTCTTGAATCCCAAATCACTGAGAAGTCAAGACTACTGATTCTTTGCTCTCCATCCAACCCAACAGGATCTGTTTACCCGAAGAAATTGCTTGAAGAGATTGCTGAAATTGTTGCAAAGCATCCTAGGCTTTTG GTTGTTTCAGATGAAATATATGAACACATAATTTATAGGCCGGCAACTCATACAAGCTTTGCATCTCTACCAGGCATGTGGGAGAGGACACTTACTGTCAATGGCTTTTCTAAG GCTTTTGCTATGACTGGTTGGCGACTTGGATATGTTGCTGGTCCTAAACATTTTATTACAGAATGTGAAAAGCTACAGAGTCAG TTCACATCAGGTGCCTGTAGTATATCACAGAAAGCGGCTGTTGCTGCCTTAGGATTGGGTTATGCTGGTGGGGAGGAGTGTGCTATTATGGTGAAAGCATTCAGAGAAAGGCGGGATTTCTTAGTCGAAAGCTTTAGTAAAATGGAGGGTGTTAAAATCTCAGAGCCCCAGGGAGCTTTCTATCTCTTCATTGATTTAAGCTATTACTATGGAACAATGGTTGAAGGATTTGGAAGAATAGATGATTCAGAGTCTCTTTGTCGTTACCTTCTAGAAAAGGGTCAG GTTGCAGTAGTCCCAGGGGGTGCGTTTGGAGACGATAGTTGCATACGAATCTCTTATGCTACATCCCTCGCAGACCTCCAAGAAGCTTTCAAAAGAATTAAGAAGGCAATTATTATTCTTAGGCCTCCTATGCTTAACTCAACATAG